From the genome of Phytohabitans rumicis, one region includes:
- a CDS encoding helix-turn-helix transcriptional regulator yields MMDGMDRRQLADFLRDRRSRVRPEDVGLAAGTRRRTPGLRREEVARLAGISVDYYARLEQARGPRPSRQVLSALARALRLYDAERAHLYHLVGEVPAHPAGPSHDVPATVLHLLDRLDDTPAFVIDVTYELLAWNPMAAALLGDPTTWPPGRRNMIWNMFGTEVSTVALADPHTSAFADECVAELRAAAAQYPEDARIQELIARLRAASPEFVRRWDRMRVCTRKGSVIKHINHPVVGELTLECESLEIAGHGQRLIIYSAAPGSRSAEGLKLLEVIGTQWSADAVR; encoded by the coding sequence ATGATGGACGGCATGGACCGCCGCCAGCTCGCCGACTTCCTGCGCGACCGCCGTTCCCGGGTGCGGCCCGAGGATGTCGGGCTGGCCGCCGGCACCCGCCGCCGCACGCCCGGCCTGCGGCGCGAGGAGGTCGCCCGGCTCGCGGGCATCTCGGTCGACTACTACGCCCGGCTGGAGCAGGCGCGCGGGCCGCGCCCGTCGCGCCAGGTGCTGTCGGCGCTGGCCCGGGCCCTGCGGCTGTACGACGCCGAGCGCGCCCACCTGTACCACCTGGTCGGCGAGGTGCCCGCCCATCCCGCCGGCCCGAGCCACGACGTGCCCGCCACGGTGCTGCACCTGCTCGACCGGCTGGACGACACGCCCGCCTTCGTGATCGACGTCACGTACGAGCTGCTGGCCTGGAACCCGATGGCCGCCGCACTGCTGGGCGACCCGACCACGTGGCCGCCCGGCCGGCGCAACATGATCTGGAACATGTTCGGCACCGAGGTGTCGACCGTCGCGCTGGCCGACCCGCACACGTCCGCGTTCGCCGACGAGTGCGTGGCCGAGCTGCGCGCCGCCGCGGCCCAGTACCCGGAGGACGCGCGGATCCAGGAGCTCATCGCCCGGCTGCGCGCGGCCAGCCCGGAGTTCGTCCGGCGCTGGGACCGGATGCGGGTGTGCACCCGCAAGGGCTCGGTCATCAAGCACATCAACCACCCGGTGGTGGGTGAGCTGACGCTGGAGTGCGAGTCGCTGGAGATCGCCGGCCACGGCCAGCGCCTGATCATCTACAGCGCCGCCCCGGGCAGCCGCTCGGCCGAAGGGCTGAAGCTGCTAGAGGTAATCGGCACTCAATGGTCAGCGGACGCCGTCAGGTAG
- a CDS encoding response regulator, whose product MTSPIEVLLVEDDPGDVLMTQEAFEEHKLHNRLTVVPDGDEALAYLRREGRYADAVTPDLILLDLNLPRRDGREVLAEIKEDDRLGTIPVVVLTTSQADEDILRSYQLHANAYVTKPVDFDRFIAVVRQIDEFFVSVVKLPPRG is encoded by the coding sequence ATGACCAGCCCTATTGAGGTGTTGCTGGTCGAAGACGATCCCGGCGACGTGCTCATGACGCAGGAGGCGTTCGAGGAGCACAAGCTGCACAACCGGCTCACCGTCGTGCCCGACGGCGACGAGGCGCTGGCCTACCTGCGCCGCGAGGGCCGGTACGCGGACGCGGTCACGCCCGACCTGATCCTGCTCGACCTCAACCTGCCGCGGCGGGACGGGCGCGAGGTGCTCGCCGAGATCAAGGAAGACGACCGGCTCGGGACGATCCCGGTCGTGGTGCTCACCACATCCCAGGCCGATGAGGACATCCTGCGCAGCTACCAGCTGCACGCCAACGCGTACGTGACCAAGCCGGTCGACTTCGACCGGTTCATCGCGGTGGTCCGGCAGATAGACGAGTTCTTCGTCAGCGTGGTGAAGCTGCCGCCTCGTGGCTGA
- a CDS encoding sensor histidine kinase, whose protein sequence is MKGPWTLRKRVTALCVVIGGLLGLLAVVAAGTGAATRSQLDTLANQATPLRADSEQLLTRLVDQETAVRGFAVTGDPAELTPYTVGVEAEQELLNHMSVLAGEESGLQTKLRAVSELAASWRRDVAEPVIATVRSDGTTAGQGLINAVSRQRFDAVRQAVGALQDEIQVFRQEAADQARTSSNVLVALLIAATVIVVLGGIALLVSLRRLVIGPVTTLAEQVRLVSRGEYEHDIDSGGPPELAALARDVDAMRRQIAADLAEVRAARERVEWVNNQLQAQTEELMRSNRDLEQFAYVASHDLQEPLRKVASFCQLLQRRYAGQLDERADQYIAFAVDGAQRMQRLINDLLAFSRIGRATSGFVDVDLDAVMTDVAGQTDAARRYASGEVTWTGLPTVLGEEALLTTLLANLVGNSLKFRHPKRPPRVSISARKDGDEWEISCVDNGIGVEAEFSDKIFVIFQRLHAKDAYPGTGIGLAIAKKIVEYHGGRIWVDPDVSEGTTIRFTLPVAAALVAEPDRQDEVTAS, encoded by the coding sequence GTGAAGGGGCCCTGGACGTTGCGCAAGCGGGTCACCGCGCTCTGTGTGGTGATCGGCGGGCTGCTGGGCCTGCTGGCCGTGGTCGCGGCGGGTACGGGGGCGGCCACCCGCTCCCAGCTCGACACGCTCGCCAACCAGGCCACCCCGCTGCGGGCCGACTCCGAGCAGCTCCTCACCCGGCTGGTCGACCAGGAGACCGCCGTACGCGGTTTCGCGGTCACCGGCGACCCGGCCGAGCTGACGCCGTACACCGTCGGGGTGGAGGCCGAGCAGGAGTTGCTCAACCACATGTCCGTGCTGGCGGGCGAGGAATCCGGCCTCCAGACGAAGCTGCGTGCGGTCTCGGAGCTGGCCGCGAGCTGGCGGCGCGACGTGGCCGAGCCGGTGATCGCCACGGTGCGTTCCGACGGCACGACCGCCGGGCAGGGGCTGATCAACGCGGTCTCCCGGCAGCGGTTCGACGCGGTGCGGCAGGCCGTCGGGGCGTTGCAGGACGAGATCCAGGTGTTCCGGCAGGAGGCCGCCGACCAGGCCCGGACCAGCAGCAACGTGCTTGTGGCGCTGCTCATCGCGGCCACCGTCATCGTCGTGCTCGGCGGGATCGCGCTGCTGGTGTCGCTGCGCCGGTTGGTGATCGGTCCGGTCACCACCCTGGCGGAGCAGGTCCGCCTGGTCTCCCGCGGCGAGTACGAGCACGACATCGACAGCGGCGGGCCGCCCGAGCTGGCCGCCTTGGCCCGGGACGTGGACGCCATGCGCCGGCAGATCGCCGCCGACCTGGCCGAGGTGCGCGCCGCCCGGGAACGCGTCGAGTGGGTCAACAACCAGCTCCAGGCGCAGACCGAGGAGCTGATGCGGTCCAACCGTGACCTGGAGCAGTTCGCGTACGTGGCCTCGCACGACCTGCAGGAGCCGCTGCGCAAGGTGGCCAGCTTCTGCCAGCTCCTGCAGCGCCGGTACGCCGGCCAGCTGGACGAGCGCGCGGACCAGTACATCGCGTTCGCGGTCGATGGGGCCCAGCGGATGCAGCGGCTGATCAACGACCTGCTGGCGTTCTCCCGGATCGGCCGGGCGACCAGCGGCTTCGTCGACGTCGACCTGGACGCCGTGATGACCGACGTGGCCGGCCAGACCGACGCCGCCCGCCGGTACGCCTCGGGCGAGGTGACCTGGACCGGCCTGCCCACCGTGCTGGGCGAGGAGGCGCTGCTCACCACCCTGCTGGCCAACCTGGTGGGCAACTCGCTGAAGTTCCGTCACCCCAAGCGGCCGCCGCGGGTGAGCATCTCGGCGCGTAAAGACGGCGACGAGTGGGAAATCAGCTGCGTGGACAACGGCATTGGAGTCGAGGCGGAGTTCTCCGACAAGATCTTCGTGATCTTCCAGCGGCTGCACGCGAAGGACGCCTACCCGGGTACCGGGATCGGCCTCGCGATCGCGAAGAAGATCGTCGAATACCATGGCGGTCGGATCTGGGTGGATCCGGACGTCAGCGAAGGCACGACGATCCGGTTTACGCTTCCGGTGGCCGCTGCCTTGGTGGCCGAGCCGGACCGACAGGACGAGGTGACCGCGTCATGA
- a CDS encoding PP2C family protein-serine/threonine phosphatase, whose product MSVVPPRAYPYGGVNPGAGMPHGERLRVLLVEDDEADAFLVGELLAEADARVDLVVAASLTEARQRMTGVDCVLLDLGLPDAQGLDGLRQVLAMAGPAAVCVLTGRQDEPLGVGAVAEGAQDYLLKGQVDGVLLTRALRYAVERKRADDNARRLREVELRQAESARLERGLLPQPLMTTDEVRMHPFYRPGRHAAVIGGDFYDVVQSDHRLHLIVGDVCGHGADEAALGVELRVAWRALILAGVPDEAVLPALEQVLMSERRAREIFATVAAVTLDLGANRATVRLAGHPPPLLLCGGKVAPVPAPNGRLLGVRPRPPRAFDLKFEGGDWSLLMYTDGLIEGKVGRGTERLDVPGLCALLEEPQARDAPLPSLPQWLVGRAEEANGGPLADDVAMLLVTKGDGR is encoded by the coding sequence ATGAGCGTCGTGCCGCCGCGCGCCTACCCGTACGGCGGGGTCAACCCGGGCGCCGGGATGCCCCACGGCGAACGCCTGCGCGTCCTGCTGGTGGAAGACGACGAGGCGGACGCGTTCCTGGTCGGTGAGCTGCTGGCCGAGGCGGACGCCCGGGTCGACCTGGTGGTCGCGGCGAGCCTGACCGAGGCGCGGCAACGGATGACCGGCGTCGACTGCGTCCTGCTCGACCTCGGGCTGCCCGACGCGCAGGGACTGGACGGGCTGCGGCAGGTGCTCGCGATGGCCGGGCCGGCCGCGGTGTGCGTGCTCACCGGGCGCCAGGACGAGCCGCTGGGCGTCGGCGCGGTCGCCGAGGGCGCCCAGGACTACCTGCTCAAGGGTCAGGTCGACGGGGTGCTGCTGACCCGCGCGCTGCGCTATGCGGTCGAGCGCAAGCGCGCCGACGACAACGCCCGGCGGCTGCGTGAGGTGGAGCTGCGCCAGGCCGAGTCGGCCCGGCTGGAGCGCGGCCTGCTGCCACAGCCGCTGATGACCACCGACGAGGTGCGGATGCACCCGTTCTACCGGCCGGGCCGGCACGCGGCCGTGATCGGTGGCGACTTCTACGACGTGGTGCAGAGCGATCACCGGCTGCACCTGATCGTCGGCGACGTCTGCGGGCACGGGGCCGACGAGGCGGCGCTGGGCGTCGAACTGCGCGTGGCCTGGCGGGCGCTGATCCTGGCCGGGGTGCCCGACGAGGCCGTACTGCCGGCGCTGGAACAGGTGCTGATGAGCGAGCGGCGGGCTCGCGAGATCTTCGCGACGGTGGCGGCGGTGACCCTCGACCTGGGCGCCAACCGGGCCACCGTGCGGCTGGCTGGGCACCCGCCCCCGCTGCTCCTCTGCGGCGGTAAGGTCGCGCCCGTGCCCGCTCCGAACGGGCGGCTGCTCGGCGTGCGGCCGCGGCCACCGCGGGCGTTCGACCTGAAGTTCGAGGGCGGGGACTGGTCGCTGTTGATGTACACGGACGGGCTCATCGAGGGAAAGGTAGGCCGCGGCACCGAGCGGCTCGACGTACCCGGGCTGTGCGCGCTGCTGGAGGAGCCGCAGGCGCGGGACGCCCCGCTGCCGTCGCTGCCGCAGTGGCTGGTCGGCCGCGCCGAAGAGGCGAACGGGGGACCGCTGGCCGACGACGTCGCGATGCTGCTGGTCACGAAGGGTGATGGCCGGTGA
- a CDS encoding glycoside hydrolase family 9 protein, whose amino-acid sequence MTRPLGRLAIAAAASLLATGLTASTAYAEGPEQIVNGTFDNGHAPWWGTGNITLDSSSGQLCADIPGGTVNPWDVIIGLDNIPLVNGETYAYKFFATATPAKVGKALIQLPVDPWTQFFSANPELSVSGNDYTYTFTASADLPNAQVAFQIGGSVDPWRFCLDNVSLTGGAVAEPYVPDTGPRVRVNQVGYLPKGPKNATIVTEATAALPWQLKNAAGRVVASGQTAPRGVDASSGQNVHSVDFSRYTKPGTGYTLVADGETSRPFDIDAAFWQRLRIDALKMYYTQRSGIEIQDSLRPGYGRPAGHVGVAPNQGDTNVPCQPGVCDYTLDVSGGWYDAGDHGKYVVNGGISVYQLMSEYERSEQPWKLRDGTLALPESGNRVPDILDEARWEQEFLLSMQVPAGKPFAGMAHHKVHDESWTGLPLLPHVDDKKRELHPVSTAATLNLAATAAQAARVFWPYDKAFAKSNLAAAKAAWAAAKANPDRLADPADGNGGGTYSDADVSDEFYWAAAELYITTGGKEFKDFVLASPHHTADIWRERGFDWASTAQLGRLDLAMLPNNLPDRHRVRKSVVAGADKYLATLDAHPYGVPYAPSDNVYDWGSNNLVINNLVVVATAYDLTGKDKYRDGVLEGMDYIFGRNALNQSYVTGYGEVASKNQHSRWYAHQLNADLPNPPAGTLAGGPNSSIQDPVAQQKLRGCAPQFCYLDDIESWSTNELTINWNAPLSWIAEWVAERA is encoded by the coding sequence GTGACCAGACCACTTGGGCGGCTCGCGATAGCCGCAGCGGCCTCGTTGCTCGCCACCGGTCTGACCGCCTCCACCGCGTACGCGGAGGGGCCCGAGCAGATCGTCAACGGCACGTTCGACAACGGCCATGCCCCCTGGTGGGGCACCGGCAACATCACCCTCGACTCCAGCAGCGGCCAGCTTTGCGCCGACATCCCCGGCGGCACCGTCAACCCGTGGGACGTGATCATCGGGCTGGACAACATCCCGCTGGTCAACGGCGAGACGTACGCCTACAAGTTCTTCGCCACCGCCACCCCGGCCAAGGTGGGCAAGGCGCTGATCCAGCTTCCCGTCGACCCGTGGACGCAGTTCTTCTCGGCCAACCCCGAGCTGAGCGTCTCCGGCAACGACTACACGTACACCTTCACCGCCTCCGCCGACCTGCCCAACGCGCAGGTCGCGTTCCAGATCGGCGGCAGCGTGGATCCGTGGCGCTTCTGCCTCGACAACGTCTCGCTGACCGGCGGCGCGGTCGCCGAGCCGTACGTGCCGGACACCGGTCCGCGCGTCCGGGTCAACCAGGTGGGCTACCTGCCCAAGGGCCCGAAGAACGCGACCATCGTCACCGAGGCCACCGCCGCCCTTCCGTGGCAGCTCAAGAACGCCGCCGGCAGGGTGGTCGCATCCGGCCAGACCGCGCCGCGCGGCGTCGACGCCTCCTCCGGCCAGAACGTGCACAGCGTCGACTTCAGCCGCTACACCAAGCCGGGTACGGGCTACACGCTCGTCGCCGACGGGGAGACGAGCCGGCCGTTCGACATCGACGCGGCCTTCTGGCAGCGCCTGCGCATCGACGCGCTCAAGATGTACTACACCCAGCGCAGCGGCATCGAGATCCAGGACAGCCTCCGGCCGGGGTACGGCCGTCCGGCCGGCCACGTCGGCGTCGCGCCCAACCAGGGCGACACCAACGTGCCGTGCCAGCCGGGAGTGTGTGACTACACCCTGGACGTCTCCGGCGGCTGGTACGACGCCGGCGACCACGGCAAGTACGTCGTGAACGGCGGCATCTCGGTCTACCAGCTGATGAGCGAGTACGAGCGGTCCGAGCAGCCGTGGAAGCTGCGGGACGGCACGCTGGCCCTGCCGGAGAGCGGCAACCGGGTGCCGGACATCCTCGACGAGGCGCGCTGGGAGCAGGAGTTCCTGCTGAGCATGCAGGTGCCGGCCGGCAAGCCGTTCGCGGGCATGGCGCACCACAAGGTCCACGACGAGTCGTGGACCGGCCTGCCGCTGCTTCCGCACGTCGACGACAAGAAGCGCGAGCTGCACCCGGTGTCGACGGCGGCGACGCTCAACCTGGCCGCCACGGCGGCGCAGGCGGCCCGCGTCTTCTGGCCGTACGACAAGGCGTTCGCGAAGAGCAACCTGGCCGCCGCCAAGGCCGCCTGGGCCGCCGCGAAGGCGAACCCGGACCGTCTCGCCGACCCGGCCGACGGCAACGGTGGCGGCACGTACAGCGACGCCGACGTCAGCGACGAGTTCTACTGGGCGGCCGCCGAGCTGTACATCACCACGGGTGGCAAGGAGTTCAAGGACTTCGTGCTCGCCTCGCCGCACCACACGGCCGACATCTGGCGCGAGCGCGGCTTCGACTGGGCCAGCACCGCCCAGCTGGGCCGGCTCGACCTGGCCATGCTGCCCAACAACCTGCCGGACCGGCACCGGGTGCGTAAGTCGGTCGTCGCGGGCGCCGACAAGTACCTGGCGACCCTCGACGCCCACCCGTACGGCGTCCCGTACGCGCCGAGCGACAACGTGTACGACTGGGGCTCCAACAACCTGGTCATCAACAACCTGGTGGTGGTCGCGACGGCGTACGACCTGACTGGCAAGGACAAGTACCGGGACGGCGTGCTGGAGGGGATGGACTACATCTTCGGCCGCAACGCGCTCAACCAGTCCTACGTGACCGGCTACGGCGAGGTCGCGTCGAAGAACCAGCACAGCCGCTGGTACGCCCACCAGCTCAACGCCGACCTGCCCAACCCGCCGGCCGGCACGCTCGCCGGTGGCCCGAACTCGTCGATCCAGGACCCGGTCGCCCAGCAGAAGCTGCGCGGGTGCGCTCCGCAGTTCTGCTACCTCGACGACATCGAGTCCTGGTCCACCAACGAGCTCACCATCAACTGGAACGCCCCCCTCTCCTGGATAGCGGAGTGGGTGGCCGAACGAGCCTGA
- a CDS encoding Smr/MutS family protein: MKLKLDLHDIFNRGHDIDRALRGIIDDAVAKKATLVEIIPGKGSGQLKKRVLRFLDQKEIKALYHRVEKDSNNFGRVFVHFRWK; the protein is encoded by the coding sequence ATGAAGCTGAAGCTGGACCTGCACGACATCTTCAACCGCGGCCACGACATCGATCGTGCGTTGCGCGGGATCATCGACGATGCGGTCGCGAAGAAGGCAACCCTCGTGGAGATCATTCCGGGCAAGGGTTCCGGCCAGCTCAAGAAGCGCGTCCTGCGCTTTCTGGACCAGAAAGAGATCAAGGCCCTGTATCACCGGGTCGAGAAGGACTCGAATAACTTCGGTCGCGTGTTCGTCCACTTCCGCTGGAAATAA
- a CDS encoding ArsR/SmtB family transcription factor: MRAMTPPLARLAGLLADGTRARFCLALLDGRAWTASELARHAGVAVSTASEHLSKLVAAGLLAEEHQGRHRYVRLATPRVAELIEDMAGYAGPPPPVRSLRAATATEAMARARTCYDHLAGQLGVRITDAMVTRGYLVTGSGFALTDSGLAWLSSLGVVLPNAGRRPLVRACLDWTERRPHLAGAAGAALCRRLHEQGWLVRIGSQRAVRVTPAGEEALRDELGIYD, from the coding sequence ATGAGAGCTATGACACCTCCCCTGGCCAGGCTCGCCGGGCTGCTGGCCGACGGCACCCGGGCGCGCTTCTGCCTGGCCCTGCTGGACGGCCGGGCGTGGACCGCCAGCGAGCTGGCCCGGCACGCGGGCGTCGCCGTGTCCACCGCCAGCGAGCACCTCAGCAAGCTCGTCGCCGCCGGCCTGCTCGCGGAGGAACACCAGGGCCGGCACCGCTACGTCCGCCTGGCCACGCCGCGGGTGGCCGAGCTCATCGAGGACATGGCCGGGTACGCGGGGCCGCCGCCACCCGTACGGTCGCTGCGCGCCGCCACCGCGACCGAGGCGATGGCCCGCGCCCGCACCTGCTACGACCACCTGGCCGGGCAGCTCGGCGTACGGATCACCGACGCGATGGTGACGCGCGGGTACCTGGTGACCGGCAGCGGCTTCGCGCTGACCGACAGTGGGCTGGCGTGGTTGTCGTCGCTCGGCGTGGTCCTGCCCAACGCCGGGCGGCGGCCGCTCGTACGCGCCTGCCTCGACTGGACCGAACGCCGCCCGCACCTCGCCGGCGCGGCCGGGGCGGCCCTGTGCCGGCGGCTGCACGAGCAGGGCTGGCTGGTACGCATCGGCAGCCAGCGAGCGGTGCGCGTCACGCCGGCGGGCGAGGAGGCCCTGCGCGACGAGCTGGGCATCTACGATTAG
- a CDS encoding DedA family protein, which yields MWATDLMDTLGAPGAGLAVALENLFPPLPSEVILPLAGFTASQGEMSLFAAIFWTTLGSVAGAAALYYVGALLGRDRTRAIAARLPLVKLSDVDRTEAWFARHGTKAVFFGRMIPIFRSLISVPAGIERMPLPTFLSLTAVGSLIWNTVFILAGYFLGENWERVEAYAGVLQKVVIVAVVLAVGYFVATRLRRRVLSR from the coding sequence ATGTGGGCCACCGACCTTATGGACACCCTGGGTGCCCCGGGAGCCGGCCTGGCGGTCGCCCTGGAAAACCTGTTCCCGCCGCTACCCAGCGAGGTGATCTTGCCACTGGCCGGCTTCACGGCCAGCCAGGGTGAGATGAGCCTCTTCGCCGCGATCTTCTGGACCACGCTCGGCTCGGTCGCCGGCGCGGCCGCCCTGTACTACGTCGGCGCGCTGCTGGGGCGCGACCGCACCCGCGCGATAGCGGCCCGCCTCCCGCTGGTGAAGCTGTCCGACGTCGACCGGACCGAGGCGTGGTTTGCCCGGCATGGCACCAAAGCCGTGTTCTTCGGGCGGATGATCCCTATCTTCCGGAGCCTGATCTCGGTCCCGGCGGGCATCGAACGGATGCCGCTGCCGACGTTCCTGTCGCTGACCGCGGTGGGCAGCCTGATCTGGAACACCGTGTTCATCCTCGCCGGATACTTCCTCGGCGAGAACTGGGAGCGCGTCGAGGCGTACGCGGGCGTCCTGCAGAAGGTGGTCATCGTCGCCGTCGTGCTCGCCGTCGGCTACTTCGTCGCGACCCGCCTGCGCCGCAGGGTCCTCAGCCGGTAG